A window of Flavobacterium branchiarum genomic DNA:
TGGTAACAACCAGCAAATTTTATAATTTTATCTCTCTTAGTAAATCCTCTTGCCAAACGTATTGCGCTCATACAAGCCTCTGTTCCCGAATTTACAAAACGAATTTTATCAATATTTGGAACCATCGAAACTGCTAATGCAGCAATTTGTGTTTCCAGTTCTGTTGGCATTCCAAAAGAGGTTCCTAATTTGGCTTTTTCAATTACAGCTTCAACAACCGGAGCGTAAGCATGACCTAAAACCATTGGTCCCCATGAATTGATATAATCTATCAATTTGTTTCCATCTTCGTCAAATAAATAAGCTCCTTGTGCGCTTTTTACAAAAATTGGAGTTCCTCCTACTGCTTTAAATGCTCTTACTGGCGAATTTACTCCACCCGGAATTACTTTTTCTGCTTCAGCAAAAAGCTGACTGCTTCTTTGATATATCATTTTAATTTTATCTTTTGACTTTTATCTTTATTGGATTTTACTTTACAATTAACCGCTGTCCGATAGAAAGCGTGTTATCGCTAAGATTATTTTTTTGCTTTAAATCATCAACAAGTAGGTTGAATTTTCTTGAAATCGAATACAATGTATCTCCTTTCTGAACTTCGTACGAAGCAAGGCTATTTGTACTATTTGCTGGATCAGGAGTCCTTGGAACAACAACTGTGGTTGTTTTTTCGACTATAATGAAGTCTTTGCCCATAGCCTGATTGTCATATTGATGCAATTCATAACGTTCAATATAACTAATTAATTTCTCTGGATATTTAGGATCAGTAGCATATCCTGCAGCTCTTAATCCTTTTGCCCAAGCTTTATAATCTCCTTTTTCGTAAGTAAACAATGTTGCATAACGTTTCTTTCCAGTTAAAAATAAAGCATGATCACGAAATGATTCTGATGGATCTTTGTATTTTCTAAAACACTCCTGTAACGAATCATCATCGTGACGAACACTTTCGCCAGTCCAGTCCTTATGGCATTTTATTCCGAAATGATTATTTGATGAAACAGCTAAATTTCCTTTTCCTGCACCTGATTCTAAAATTCCTTGTGCCAGAATAATACTTGCAGGAATTCCGTAATTTTTCATATTGCCCATTGCAATATCTTTATACTGAGAAATATAATCTCCAATTAGATTATTAGTAACAACCGTTCTTGAAGTTGACTCAATAACCTCCGTTTTACTATTTGATGATGGCTTAGTATAAGTGGGGCTTTTCTTAGTATGGATAGCTACTTTTTGTTTGTGATTAGTAGCTTTCTTTTGGGTCGTTACAATTGCAGGTTTGCTTGCGTTACAACCAATTAAAGTTATCGTTAGTAAGACTAAGAGTGTTTTTTTAAACATTGCTTTTAATTATTGGTAAGTTTTTATTCATCAGCTTCATATTCATTCCTTTTATTCCTTGTAATCCTCCTGTATGAATCAATAAAATTTTAGAATTTGCAGGAAAATAGTTTTTCTTAATTAAATCTATAACGCCAAAAAACATCTTTCCTGTATAAATTGGATCCAATGGTATCTGATTTTCATCAAAAAACTGATTAATAAAGGCAATTAGCTCAGAATCGACTTTACCATAACCACCAAAATGGTAGTCCGCAATCAGTTCCCAATTATGTTTCTTTGCAAAAATACGAATTTCATCTTGTAAAAAATCCCCTTTTAACGCTGGAAACCCTAAAACTTTTTGATTTGGCAACGCACTATTGCTAATTCCTGAGATAGTACCTCCCGTTCCTACTGCACAACATACATAATTAAACGCAGCATCTTCAGCTGTTAGAATCTCTTCACAACCTCGAACTGCTAGCTCATTTGTTCCTCCTTCGGGTACTAAATAAAACGCTCCAAATTTCTTTCTAAGATTATCCTGAAAGTCTATTTCGCTTTTAAGTCGATATTCTTCTCTGCTCACAAATTCAAATTCCATTCCGTTTTCCTGAGCAAATTTCAAAGTAGGATTCCCCTCTATCTTATCAATAAGTTCCTCACCGCGAATAATTCCAATGGTTTTAAATCCACTTTCTTTTCCTGCATAAGCCACTGCAGCAATATGATTAGAGAAAGCTCCTCCAAATGTCAGTAGTGTTTCTTGATTTTCAGCTTTCGCCTGAAGTAAATTGTATTTTAATTTCCGATACTTATTCCCTGAAATAAAAGGATGAATCAAATCTTCTCTTTTAATGGTAAGGGAGATATTATTAGGAAATAGTGTGTGTATGTTTTGATTCAAAATTTTATTTTATTTAATCTGTTGAGAGTAATTATTTCAACACATAGAGACATAGTTTAACAAAGTCTAAAAAAGGCATTTCACTTAAAATAAATCACATAAGCCTATGCGAAAAAAAATATTTTTCTTGAATTTCCTTTGATTATGAATTCTAAATCTATGTCTCTATGTGTTAAATATCATTTTACGACCCGAGTGAAGCGAATTGACTACGTAATTACTCCCAACGGGTTTTATTTATAATTCAAATAGTTTACAAACCGAAAAAAGGGCCTATTTCGCAAATAATTCTTATTAGCTTCATTTTGATATGCTTCTCTTTCGAAACTAATATTATGATACGCTAAATTGGTGTTTTTATATTGAACCAACCGTACTACGTATTCGATTAAATACCAAAGAAAAAAAGGCAAAATCAATAATTCTAATTGTTGTCGCAAATGTATTTTTTCATGATTTATAAAAACCTCATTTTTTTTATCCGAAACATATTTCACCAATACAAACGGAAAAACAGCCATGCCTCGATATCCTTTCGGAATTAAATATTTAGCAAGAATTAAAAACATTCGCTGTAAAATTTATAAATTTGTACTAGTAAATTACTTCTACACAAAGAAAAACATAATCAATCGAATTTACTTAAAATTAAAGATAAAAATAGCTTTTTGCCAAATTCAGGATTATGAATGAACAAAATAAGGAAAATAAATTAATTGAGGGCGAAGATTTTTATTATACTCCCGAAGGATATAAATGTTTTACCGAAAAACACCATTTAAAAAGAGGTTATTGTTGTAAAAGTGGCTGTCGCCATTGCCCCTATGGATATGACAAAAAAACAGGACAAATTAAAAAATGATTGTTCCATTTTTAACTCGTTTAA
This region includes:
- a CDS encoding DUF5522 domain-containing protein — protein: MNEQNKENKLIEGEDFYYTPEGYKCFTEKHHLKRGYCCKSGCRHCPYGYDKKTGQIKK
- a CDS encoding 1-aminocyclopropane-1-carboxylate deaminase/D-cysteine desulfhydrase — translated: MNQNIHTLFPNNISLTIKREDLIHPFISGNKYRKLKYNLLQAKAENQETLLTFGGAFSNHIAAVAYAGKESGFKTIGIIRGEELIDKIEGNPTLKFAQENGMEFEFVSREEYRLKSEIDFQDNLRKKFGAFYLVPEGGTNELAVRGCEEILTAEDAAFNYVCCAVGTGGTISGISNSALPNQKVLGFPALKGDFLQDEIRIFAKKHNWELIADYHFGGYGKVDSELIAFINQFFDENQIPLDPIYTGKMFFGVIDLIKKNYFPANSKILLIHTGGLQGIKGMNMKLMNKNLPIIKSNV
- a CDS encoding glucosaminidase domain-containing protein, whose amino-acid sequence is MFKKTLLVLLTITLIGCNASKPAIVTTQKKATNHKQKVAIHTKKSPTYTKPSSNSKTEVIESTSRTVVTNNLIGDYISQYKDIAMGNMKNYGIPASIILAQGILESGAGKGNLAVSSNNHFGIKCHKDWTGESVRHDDDSLQECFRKYKDPSESFRDHALFLTGKKRYATLFTYEKGDYKAWAKGLRAAGYATDPKYPEKLISYIERYELHQYDNQAMGKDFIIVEKTTTVVVPRTPDPANSTNSLASYEVQKGDTLYSISRKFNLLVDDLKQKNNLSDNTLSIGQRLIVK